The Terriglobia bacterium genome includes the window CCGCGCGGTCCTCTGAAACCACAACCTTGTTCTTCTCGCGCACCGCGCAGGAGAACTTCGGTTCCTTGGCGCCGGCTTCCGCGTTCGGCTCGATGATGAGATCGATCTTTCGCGCTGCTTTGCCGGCAGTCGCTGCGATCGGCGCACCCTCAGCCGGATTTACGTTGATGGCGAGCACCAGACCGGCCATGTCGGGCATGGCTTCCATGGCGCCGCCGCCGTGCCGGTACGCGGCCGCGGCCGGCCCTTTGCGATTGTACTGGCTGGCGACGGGGTGCGTGAAACCAGGGACGCGTTCGTCGCTGGACATGTGGAACTGAAAGTGACAATGGAAGAGCCAGCGGCCGGCGTGTTCGGGCGACCACTCCATCATCATGGTGGCGCCAGACTTGAGGTCCTCGGTGACCACCGACTGGCGGTCGCCGGGTGCGAATTGCGTGTCCTTTTCCCAGTCGCCCAGGCTAAGCAGCTTGTAGAACGCGCCATGCAGGTGCATGGGATGTTCGCTGAAGGCGGGATTGATCACGCGCCAGCGAATAGTGTCGCCGGCGGTGTATTCCAGCGGCTCGGTAAACGGATACGACTTGCCGTTGATGGAGACGACTTCAAACCCATCCTGTACGACATCGGGTTTGACGAGCATCGCTTCGATTACAAACACGCGGTCGGAAACGACCGCGCCCGGTGGGTCCACGATGAAGGCGCCGTTCAGGTGGGCATCCTCAAATAGCGGTTGCAGAGGCGGCGGAAGTAGTGGGAGAAACTTAACCGGCTCAGTGGTGCGCGCCCAATAGAAATAAGTGCCGGGAGCGCCGGCAACAAAAGTGCGCTCGCGGGTTTCGCCGGCAGGCACTTCGAGCACGTCTTTGGTGTCTCCGGGACGGGTGTCCAGGCCGTGGACGGTGGCCGTAGTCTTCAGCGTATTGGTAACGGCAACGTGGACCGTGGTGCCCTGCGGCATGCGCAGCATGGGGCCGGGAATCTGCGCCGGCTTGCCACTCTCGCCGAAAGCCTGCACGAACAAACGCGGGCCGTCGTCGGCCTCCGGATGCCAGACGCCATTGACAATTTCAAGGTGGACGTTCAGCACGCCGGCCTCAAGTTTGCCGGCGGGCATGCGGTTCTGGTTGGCGAGAATCGAAACCGGCGCTTTTTCGCCCTGCGCTGCTACCGAAGCGAGCGCGCACAGGCACACCAGAGCGATGAAGCGGA containing:
- a CDS encoding multicopper oxidase domain-containing protein — encoded protein: MQILRRFRFIALVCLCALASVAAQGEKAPVSILANQNRMPAGKLEAGVLNVHLEIVNGVWHPEADDGPRLFVQAFGESGKPAQIPGPMLRMPQGTTVHVAVTNTLKTTATVHGLDTRPGDTKDVLEVPAGETRERTFVAGAPGTYFYWARTTEPVKFLPLLPPPLQPLFEDAHLNGAFIVDPPGAVVSDRVFVIEAMLVKPDVVQDGFEVVSINGKSYPFTEPLEYTAGDTIRWRVINPAFSEHPMHLHGAFYKLLSLGDWEKDTQFAPGDRQSVVTEDLKSGATMMMEWSPEHAGRWLFHCHFQFHMSSDERVPGFTHPVASQYNRKGPAAAAYRHGGGAMEAMPDMAGLVLAINVNPAEGAPIAATAGKAARKIDLIIEPNAEAGAKEPKFSCAVREKNKVVVSEDRAVGPPIFVTRGEPTEITVLNHLKLPTTIHWHGLVLESYYDGVVGGGVGDQITPAVAPGGSFVARFTPTRAGTFIYHTHAADPNQLSGGIYGALIVLEPGQSFDAEHDKLLVIGTRDTFFDAKRITINGMEKPAPMTLARGVNYRLRLINMAANLPANFRLGTAEKAATWRALAKDGADVPERLAKPGDAVLHIASGETYDFEFRADAAEEIPLEIQNPVSQAKLSTKIVVH